In one Carassius carassius chromosome 12, fCarCar2.1, whole genome shotgun sequence genomic region, the following are encoded:
- the LOC132154380 gene encoding uncharacterized protein LOC132154380, producing the protein MTGSEPPLLPPSGEEEVFFKNYIPPARDAIHLPIHIFYIILASIIIVMTLYAIIGHLIKDLIHDLADSLFGQQPEEVQLNLCEAKDKFMADWCPETSPELEEMARVEENRVVMEGNRYTPAIWIISDGTEPRAPRTGPRVVFGKNV; encoded by the exons ATGACGGGGAGTGAGCCTCCTCTGCTGCCCCCATCTGGTGAGGAGGAGGTGTTCTTCAAGAATTACATCCCACCTGCTCGAGACGCCATCCATCTGCCCATTCACATCTTCTACATCATCCTCGCCTCCATCATCATAGTGATGACGCTCTACGCCATCATCGGCCACCTCATCAAAGACCTGATACATGACTTGGCAG ACTCTCTGTTCGGTCAGCAGCCGGAGGAGGTGCAGCTCAATCTGTGCGAGGCCAAAGACAAATTCATGGCCGACTGGTGTCCTGAGACCAGCCCAGAGCTGGAGGAGATGGCCCGAGTCGAGGAGAACCGGGTGGTGATGGAGGGTAACAGATACACACCGGCCATCTGGATCATCTCTGACGGGACCGAGCCCAGAGCACCGCGCACCGGGCCCCGGGTCGTGTTCGGCAAGAATGTATAG